A segment of the Thermococcus sp. genome:
GCGAGAATGAAAGGTAGGTACCGGAGAGGTTGGCCAGAAGAACCCTGTAAAACCTAACGGGTGCAACGTTGTCAAGGTAAAGGTACCAGATAAGGGTATAAGTAAAGTACCCGAACACCCCAAAGAGCACCGCAAGGAGGGTATAAACTGAGAGCAACTGGGAAGGCCTGAAATTTATCTCCGATGCCTCGGAGTAGACGCGATACACCAAATAAGCCGTTATGAGCACTGTTAGTCCTATGACTCCCAGCTTCTTCGCCTTCTGAGGCACCTTCACTCTCTCACTTCTCCTCAAGGAGCTTCCTGACGTAGCGAGGTATCTGGAAGAGCGTCTCGTGCCTCTCGGGGTCGTAATAGTACAGATCGAGCTTTTTGGCGCGCCCTAGGTCGACCTTTGTGAAGTCTATATCACCCTTGACCCCAACGAGAAAGCTCCAAGGTGAGGCATAACCGATGACCGGGAAGCTGAAGTAATAAACGCGGTCGAAGACCTTCTTCATGGCCCTGTAAGCGTCGAGAAGTTCGTTGGTGAAGAGGTAAACGCTTCCAGCCTGGGTTATGTAGATTCCGGGATCGTTGAGTCTCTCATAGGCATCACGATAAAACCCCTCACTGAAGAGGAGCTTCGCCGGACCAACAGGGTCGGTGGAATCGACGATTATCACATCGAACTTATCATCACTCTCGCGCAGGTACTCAACGCCATCACCTATAATAAGCTCTGCCCTCTCACACTCATTCTTTACCAGCTTATCAAGCAGGTCTTTGGCCACATCAAGATAGAGGTACGAAGCCTCAACCACCCCGTCGTCTATCTCAACCATGGAAGCTTTCTCGACCGTCTCGTGCCTGAGAATCTCGCGGAGGGTTCCCCCGTCACCACCACCTATTACCAGGACACGCTTTGGGTTCGGATGGGCGAGAAGAACCGGATGAACCAGAACCTCATGGTAACTCTCCTCACCGGTTTCAACGAGCTGAACCGTCCCATCGAGGACGAGTAACTTACCAAAACCCTCTGTCTCATAAATCTCAAGCCTCTGATATTCCGTCTGGGTCTCAAAGAGCCTCCGAGTGACCTTGAAGCCGACACCGTAGCCCCGTGGATACCACTCGATGAAGGCGTTTTCCTCGTTACTGTAACCCATAAACCTCACCGGATTAAGTAGGACGTTGAGTTTTAAAGGTTGGGGTTCTCACTCCCGGGACAGATTTTTATAAACCCAAAAATATAAATGGAATGGGATGCGACCAATGGAGTCAAGAATACGCAGGACGCTGGCGAAGTTGCTCGCAGAGTTACAGGATGAGATAGAGGAGGGCATGGAGTATGGAGTCCCCCATTTAGTGGGGGAGGTACACCCCTCTGGAGAACCTCAGGTCTTTCTCTCCGTTGCACTCTTCGATGGGAAGAAGTACTCCTTTGCCATTCGAGAGGGGGGCGAAGTCCTGTTCATGCATCCAGCTGAGGAATCAAATCCACGTAGGCTTTTTTTCGAGGTGTGGCGCCTGATAGAGGGCAAACCCAATGGAGAAAAGAGCCTCAAACCGGGACTAAAGATTAGGGCCCCCCTGGAGGCCTTCCTCCAGAGAAAGGGTTTCAGTGTTCTCTGGATGAACGTCAGATCAGCGGGGGAAACAGAGCAGGTGGAGGTCTGGGCAACGAAAGAAGGAAGAAGATTCAGCCTCATATTCCAAAGGAAGGGTGCCGAATACCTCCTGACGGACGCTACAGAGATATAACGAAAAGACAGAAAAGTTTAGTATGGGAACATGACCACTACTGCCAGGACCGCAGCCGGCTTGTCATTAACGGTTGTGCTCGCACTCGCTACCCTGAAATCCCCCAGCTTCCAGCCACGCTGAGCGAAACCTTCTTCAACCATCTTCCTGACCATTCTCTCAGCCTCCTCCCTCGTGCAGTATCCGGAGTATTCATAGATTAAACCGCCCTCGTTGTTCTCGCTTATGCCCACCCCTAGAGCAGCGCTGATGGTCGCCCCCGGTTCATCACTCTCAATGTGCGCGTAGACAGTCGGCAGGAGCATCCCAATCGGCACATTGTGAACCCTTTCCATCCACTCGACATGGGCAGGAATAACACTGCTTAGCCTGACGAGGTTGACGTTGCCTATGCCGAGCTTGAGGAGCGCATTGTCGAAAGCGTTGAGTTTTGTCCTGCCCTCTGCGGCAGCAGCACCCAGGAAAGCCCTCTTCGGTGTTGTCCAGCTCATCTAAACCACCCATCTCACTTACAACTACTCCAGCGGTTAATAGGATGCTTAAAAAGGTTTCGGGATGGTATCTAGACAACAGAAAAGCCCGATTCGCTAAGAAGGACGTGAAAAACAGCCAGTAAATAAAAAACCAGGGGATCAAGACGATACAAAGCCCAGGACCATCACTAACCCCTTCTCTGCCCTAGAGACCCGAGCGTGGGGAGGAAAATGTCAAGAAGAATTCACACCTGTGAGTGCAAGAATCCTTCCAATAGTCGCGGCAAGGAATATCCCTGCTATAGAGGTGAAGGCGACAACGGCGTAAAGCTCGCCTGAGATCACTCCATATCCGTGGCCGAGGTCGGCAACCAACAGGCCGAGGACGCCAAAGCTCACAAGGCCCGTCGCTTTGGCAAGGGACGACCTCGTCGAACTGTCCCAGGTGAGGAGGAAGGTGAGGAGGAAGCGAACCGCGTAGACGGCAAGCATAACGTATACAACGGTCACCGTAACGCCTGCCCGGAAGTTCATGCCGCGCCAAGCGAAGAATATTGGAGCAAAGATCCCGTAGGTAGTGCCGCTTATTATGGTCTCAAGCCTCTCGTACTGCTTTGTCCCGACGAGGTCGCTGTGGAGGATTAAGCCCGCCAGGAAGCCACCTATCGTGAAGTGCATTCCCACTTCTTCGCTGAGGAAGCCGAGGAGTGAGGCGAGTATCATGAAAAGACCGAACACCGCCTCGTCGCTCCTAAGGCGCCTGAGCCGGGTCATCAACCAGACCTTGTGCTGGATTCCTATGGTGTAGTTGATGTAAAGAACAACCCCCACAAACAGAGCCTGCTCCAGCAGGGTTAGACACATATCAATGGGACTTTCCGAGGATTTAACGTTGGCAAGCAGGTAGACAACGACGAGTATCGTAACCTCACTTATTATCGCGTAGGAAATGGCGACGTGGAGGTACGACTCACCGAAGAAGCGCTTCAGTCGAATAACAACTGGCGCACTAGCTACGGCCAGGATGGAAGCGGCGAGGATGTTTCCCAAACCAACGGAGTATCCCGTCATCGGGAGAGTGAGGAGAAACATGACACCAAGCGTAATCAGGTAAACCGGAAAAGCCTTCTTTCCCCCCATATGGAGTTCCTCGGGGGTTATCTCAAGGCCCGCCGATATCATGAGGAAGAATATGCCAAACTCGGCGAGGAGGTTCATCTCCTGGGCCGGTGCACCCTTAAGGACGTAACCAAGGATAAGCCCAGCGGTTATCTCACCCACAAGGCCGGGGTAACCGATCCTCTCGAAAAGCTCAGCAAGGAACCTACCCACGGCGATTATGATAAGCACGTATCCGATTATCTGCACCAGCACACCCCCGAATTAGAATCCCCCACTCCTAGACCCCGGACGGATATAAGCCTTTCCATTTCGAGAAAGGTTTAAATGCTCAAAGCTATTACACCATCCGGTGATATTCATGATTGAAGTCGGCGAATACAAGATTAAGGAGGGTCTCTACTACACGAAGGACCATGAGTGGGCACAGGTCCTAGAGGATGGAACCGTTCTCATTGGCATAAGCGACTACGCCCAGAAGGAGCTCGGAGACCTAGCCTACGTTGAGCTTCCTGAGGTAGGGAAAGAGCTCAACAAGGGTGACACCCTCTGCGAGCTTGAGAGTGTCAAGGCAGTTTCCGAGGTCTACACCCCGGTCAGCGGAGAGGTGGTTGAGGTCAACGAGGAACTTGAAGATTCCCCGGAGCTTCTCAACGAGAGTCCCTACGAGAACTGGATAGCCAAGCTCAAGCCAAGCGACCCCGACGAGGAATTTAAGGAGCTCATGGATGCAGAGGCCTACGCCGAGTACCTAAAGAGCCTCTGATTGTTTTCTTCATTCCATTCCTTCTCAAAGAGAATTGAGGATGGTGTGAGCTCCGCCCTATTTTCTCATCACGCTGCGCGGGGCGCAGACTCAGATACCCTAGAGGTCGTCATCGCTCGTTCTACCCTCTTCGGGAGGGAGTTAAAAGGGTAGCGGCTTAAAGTGTTTCCCTCTCGAAACCCTTATAACTCCTGCCCCAGTAGTTAACTACTGGGGTGGTAGTTGTGTACTTTGACACCCGCCCGAAGAGGCGGAGGGAGGATCTGTACGACAGGGAAAAAGAGCTTAGTGAGTTCCAGGAGTCTCTAAATTCCAACAACTCCTTAACTGTCATCACGGGGATAAGAAGGCTTGGAAAGACTTCACTTCTCCTCGTTGGTCTTAACGAGCTTGACCTTCCCCACGTCCTCGTGGACTTCCGGGGGGTCAACCCGAATTCCCGCATGGACGTCTACAAGAGGATAGAGAGCGCAGTCAACACATTCTTCCGCGAGAACCGTGAGATATGGAGTGAACTCAAAGGAAACCTCAAAAACATCTCCGGCCTCCAGGTGCTCGGCTTTGGGGTGAACTTCTCCTGGAAGGATGAGAAGACCGATCTAATAGCCCTCTTCAGGGAGCTGGAGAAATACAACGTCGTCCTGGCCTTCGATGAGGTTCAATACCTCAGGGGGCCCGTTGGTAGCGAGTTCGCAGGTTTGATAGCCCACCTCTACGACTACTCCGAGTTGAGGATGGTGATGACCGGCTCCGAGGTGGGTCTGCTCCATGACTACCTCGGGGTCGATGACCCGGAAGCACCACTGTACGGACGGTACTTCCACGAGGTGAGCCTGTCCCGCTTTACTCCGGAGCAGAGCAGGGATTTCCTGCTGAAGGGGTTCGAACAGGTGGGTATAGGCCCACCGGAAAAGCTCATCGAAGACGCCGTTGAAAGGCTCGACGGCATAGTCGGCTGGCTCGTCCTCTTCGGGAGGAAGGCGATGGAGAAGGGCCTATCTAGGGGGCTCATAGACGGGGTCTTTGATGAGGCAAAGGCGCTCGCAATGAGCGAGTTCGAGAACTTTCTGGCGAAGAGGGTCGCGGCAAGGGACAGGTACGTCGAGATAATGCGGGCTGTAGCGGGCGGAAAACGGACGTGGGAGGAGATAAAAGAGCACCTAGAAAGGAAGGAGGGCAAGAGCATAGCCGACAGCGTCCTGGCGAGGCTCCTTAAGGGACTGGTTGATTCCTCTTTCCTTGAAAAAAGAATCGAGGGTAGGAACGTTTACTACGTGATTCCCGACCCGATACTGGAGGCGTGCTTCAAATGAGCTTTTCAAAAACATTTTTATCCAAGAGAACATATCATCAACTGTGAGGGGTTATGGAAGAGCTAATCACGGCAATCGAACGGGTGAGGTCAAAAGTCAACGCCCATCACCCATACTACTCCCGGAACGAGGAGGCTGTGAAGCAACAGCTCGTTTTTGAGATTTTCGAGGTGCTTGGATGGAACGTCAAAAATCCCGATGAAGTTCGCCCAGAAGATAAAACGGGAATGGGAAGGGCTGACTATGCCCTAGTTATCAACGGGGAGATGGTGGCATACATAGAGGCAAAGAAGCTTTCGGTTGACATCGTAAGGGATCCTTCGCCATTAAAGCAGCTCGGGAAGTATTGCTATGATCAAGGTGTTGAGTACGGGATTTTAACCAACGGCGTTCAATGGCGTGCAATGAAGTCTTTGAGGCAAAGAAGAGTATTGAGGAACGCGTTCTCCTTGAGGTCGACCTCATAAAGGATATTCCCGAAAGAAGTGCCTTTCTGCTGTCATTCCTGTCTAAGGAGAAGATAGAACGGATGGAGGATCTTGCAACAACGTTCAACCTCCTTGAGAGTTCGTTCCTAAAGCTTAATGTAGAGGGGTTCAACGAGGAGGAAATATTCAATGCACTCGGAAGCCCCAGGGAGAACTCAGTTAAAAAGACCGAGGAACCACCTGGAAAGGCGGTGCCTATCACCATGCTCAAAGATGTGACCTACACCAAACCGGCTAGGCACTGGTGAAGACTGAAGAAGGTTGGAAGGAGCTAGAACTGGTTAGAAAAGCCTGGAGGGTAGTTCTCGAGAGGTACGCGAAATTTATCTTCGAGAAGAAACGAGAGCTTCCCTACATTCCCGCTATGTGGTGAAAGATGTTTTAGAGCTGAGACCTGGTAGAAAGGATGGCAAAGACAGACACTATTCTAAAATCGGAGATTACTACGTATACGTTTGGTTAAGTGCTGAGAATACACTCAAACTGCTCAAAAAACTACAAGAAGCTTCTGGCGTTGAGCTTGCAATAGAGTCAGAGAAAAAGAAATAAATCAGGCGTTCTGCCCTTCCCTCTTCTTCGTGAGGTACTCGTGGATGGCCTTTGCTGCCTTCCTTCCGTCGCCCATGGCGAGGATGACGGTCGCTTCACCCCTTATCGCGTCGCCACCGGCAAAAACGCCAGGAATGCTCGTCATGAGGTTCTCGTCTACCACTATCCTTCCGCGCTCGACGTTGAGGCCCGGCGTGTTGACGATGAGCCTGTTCGGGTGCTTTCCGATGGCTATGATGACGGTGTCGGCCTCAAGCGTGACGTACTCGCCGGTTCCAACGATCTTCCTCTTTCCGCGCTTGTCCCTCTCGTCCAAAGCCTTCATCTTCTCGAACTTCACCGCTTTAACGTTGCCGTTCTCGTCACCAATGAACTCTACCGGGTTGATGAAGTACTCGAACTTTATGCCCTCCTCCTTGGCGTGGTGGACCTCCTCAACTCTCGCGCTGACATCTTCTTCACCGCGGCGGTAAGCTATCGTAACCTCCGCACCAAAGCGCCTTGAGCTCCTTGCGGCGTCCATCGCGGTATTACCGGCACCAATAACGATAACCTTCTTCCCAACGTAAACCGGCGTGTCGTACTCCGGGAACTTATAGGCCTTCATGAGGTTGACCCTCGTGAGGAACTCGTTTGCCGTATAGATGGCATTGAGGTTTATACCCGGAGCGTTGATGAGCCTCGGCGTTCCGGCTCCTGAGCCGATAAAAACGGCATCGTACTCCTCAAGAAGTTCCTCGATTGTGACTGTTCTGCCGACGATGTGGTCTGTCAGTATCTTGACGCCGAGCTTCCTGAGCTTGTCGATCTCCTTCTCAACGATACTCTTCGGCAGCCTGAATTCGGGTATGCCGTACATGAGAACCCCACCGGCCTCATGGAGGGCTTCGTAGATGGTGACGTCGTAGCCGAGCTTGGCCAGCTCTCCTGCCGCTGTGAGACCGGCCGGCCCGGCCCCAATAATGGCAACGTGTTGGCCCTTCTTCTCGATCTTCGGGATTATCTCGAAGAGAAGCTCCTCGTCTATGCCCTTCTCACGCGCGTAGTCGGCAACAAACCTCTCTAGCTTGCCGATGTTCACCTTATCGCCGACCTTGCCCATGACACAGTTCATCTCACACTGGTCCTCCTGCGGGCAGACACGGCCGGTGGTAGCCGGAAGCGAGTTGCAGGCCCAGATGACGTTGAGGGCCTCCTTAACGGCCTTGTCCGGGTTGTCGCGGTACTCAACGAGCTTGCTTATGAAGCCAGGAATATCGATGTGAACTGGGCAGCCCTTTATACACGGCGCGTAGTCATAGGGGCACTGAAGGCAGCGTTCGGCCTCCTTAACTGCCAGCTCGAAAGTGTAACCGAGGTTAACTTCAGCAAAGTCCTTGACCCTTTCCTCAGGTGGCCTCTCGGGAGTTGGGACGCGCTCCTTGATGATCTTCCTCTTAACCGCCATCACTGCTCACCCCCTTGTGCCTGGAGCTGCTTAAGGTATGTCTCGAGGGCAAGCCTCTCCATCGGGGCATAGAAGCCGCTCCTATGGATCAGCTCGTCCCAGTCGACCTTGTAGGCGTCGAACCCAGGCCCGTCAATGCACGCAAACTTAACCTCACCGCCAACGGTAACACGGCAGGAACCGCACATTCCAGTCCCATCGACAAGGATGGGGTGGAGGTCAGAGTGCATTGGTATTCCAAACTCCTTGACGACATTAAAGACGGCTTTCTGGCCTCCAGCGGGGCCAACGGAGAAGACGAAGTCAAAATCCTCGGTCTCAAGAAGCTCCCTCACCTTTGCAACGGCCCTCTTGACAAGCTCCTGGGCGATCTCGTTCATACCCCAGCCAGGCTGGAGATCGTAGCCCTCTATTATGTGCCTCGAAACGGCCTCCTCAAAGTCCTCCTTGAGGATAACCATCGGGTTTGGGGTAACGTGAAGCGTCGTAACGTCGTTTCCAAACTCCTGCCATGCTTTGGCTATCGGGAAGACTTCGACCATTCCGGTGATGAGTCCAATGGCAAGCACCTTCCCAAACTTTTCCATTGGGGCAGGGTTCCCCAGGGGGCCGGCGACGTTGAGGATCTCATCGCCAGGCTTAAGCTCATTAGCCATCCTCATGGTGGTTTTGCCGCGGACGAAGGTCACGAGCTCTATCCACCCTTCCTCACGGTCCCATTTTATGGGAGTTAGGGGTATCCTTTCACCGTTTGAGAAGGCCCTGACTATGACGAACTGGCCCGGCTGAACCTTCCTAGCCACGTGGGGGGCGTGTACCTTGTACCAGACCTCGTTCATGGCGAGTTCCTTCTTATCGAGTACTCTATAGGACATGATGAACACCTCCATACATAAGCCCAAAGCTGGACATCTAAGGGTTCACAAACTTGGGTGCTTATAAACCTGTTGTTAACCAAAGGTTGAAAAGGCGGAAGCATCCTCGGGGGAAAAGGGAAAGCGTTAAAAAAAGTTCGTGGAAGGTGAAACCGGAGGGAAGGAAATGGGGAGAATCATATACTGGGCTTCTGTGCTCCTCACCGCCATCGGACTGTTCTGGCCGGTGCTTTACGGCAATATAAAAGCACTGAGGAACATCCCTGGAAACCCGTCAATACAAGCACTCATTATGGTTTTAGTCTTCGGGGCGCTGGCGTACTTCACATACAGAGAAGGGGACAGGGAAACGAATGGAGGAGAGGTCACAGCCTCCGGATGAAGGTTATGTAACCAGTATGGGCCAGCATCGTCGTCTTAGGTCTTATACACTCCTTTTTGACTTCCTGTTCTCTCATGAGTACCTCAACAACCCTGGGCTTGTAGAAGTGTGCCCTGTACTCATGGAACGCCTGGAGGAAGCGGTGAACCTGGTTAGCGCAGGGGGTATAAGCCACCAAGTAGCCGCCGGGTCGGAGAACCTCCACCGCATGGGGAAGAACGTTCTCCGGCCTAGGAAGGTCGAGGATTATGTGGTCCGCGTGCTCTTCCTCTATGCCCTCATAGATGTCCCCGAGCCTTATCTCAACCCTGTCGGAAAATCCCGCAAACTCGACGTTATTCTTGGCGATCTCGGCGTGATCCTCCCTGATCTCGTAGCTGATAATCCTACCATTAGGACCCACCGCGTTGGCCAGGAAAATGGTTAGTGCACCACTCCCAGCTCCAGCCTCGATGATGGTGTTGCCGGGGGAGATGCCAGCATAGGCGACTATTATTCCCGCGTCCTTTGGGTGGACTATCTGCGGGCCTCTCTTCATCTTGGCTATAATGTCGTTAATGTCGGGCTTTATAGCTCTAAACTCCTCCCCCTTGTGACTTACTATCGACGTCCCGTAGGACTTCCCTATTAGCTCCCCCAGCCTCAGTATGCCCAAGTCAGTGTGGAACTCCCCATCGGATACCGTCACCAAGTAGCGCTTGCCCCTCCTGTCCACGAGCAATACCTTATCACCGTCCGTTATCAATGGCCCCGCCTCCCTTGAGTATAGTTATTCCATCACTTGACAGTCTAAACACCATGGAAGCCATCTCCTCGAGAATGGCTAGGTGTTCCCTCCGCACAACAGCCTCGTTTACAAAGTGTATCCCTACCCAGTCCTCAAGGGGAATAGTGCTGACACCCGTCAGGAGAGATTTAACGGCGTTATCCCCCCCAAAATGGACGTAGTGACCGAGGCCAAACGTGACTAGATACTCAGGCTTCGTTGGAAGCCTGCTCACCCTGCTGATTATCGTGTGGTAGTTCTTCAGGAAGGAACCTGGTTCGTAAGATGGGCTGATGTCCATTAAAAGCTCACCGTAACTCGCCAAACCAGGACCGACCTTCACAACCTTTATACTCTTCACCAAACCTATCAAACGGGAGTACTCCTTACCGGAGACCCTGCGGGCGTAGTTTCTGAGTAGGAGATTCCCGACACCGAAGAAGTCCGCCACAACAACACTGTCCGTCTCAACCAGTAAGGGCATTAAGAGACCCCATGAGAAATCCTCAACGGGGTAATAAGGTTCATACTCAACAATGACCGTGTCCCCCCTGTTGGCCTTGCCAAGCAGGTATCTGCAGAGGGCATAAACGTCCATGTTCCTCACCAAAAGGGTTTTTAACGGGGATTCTTTTAAACCTTGTCCGGTGAGACAATGGTGAAGTTCGTAGTGTGGCCCAGCGAACTGGACGCGAGGCTTAGCAGAAAGTACGGAAGGATGGTGGGAAAGGAAACCGCGGTCGATTCTCCTGGAATAGATGAGATAGCTGAAGCTGCAAGGGCTTTGGGTATGAGCATCATCGAGAGTTATGAGGGAAAGCTGAACCCTCGCCTGTCGGGCCTTGGGGAAGCGTACAGAGCCAAGGGGATGATCCGGGTGGAGAGCAAACACCCAAAGGGCAAGGCGCTGAGAATGATTGCACAGAAGGTGAGAGAGTTTAGAAAAGCGAGAGGCAAATCCAAAGGCAAGAAGCGCAAATCCGGGAAGAAAAAGAGGTAATCACTCCTCCTCTTCCATCTCGACTACTATGGCTGTGGTGGTGTCGATAACACCGTCTATGTTGTGTATGTCGTGGAGAATTCTTCTGGTAAGCTCTCCAAGGTCGTTGGCCTCTATGTGGACTATGGCGTCATAGGGACCGGTTACAGCATCGGCCTTCGTAACGCCTGGGATCTGCTTGAGCGCCTCTATGACGCTCTCAACTTTTCCAATCTCAACGGTCAACAAAACATACGACCTGACCATTTTCACCACCGGGAAAGGTTTTACGTGAATACTTCCATTCCAACTCATTTAAGCTTTTCGTAACTTAGACATCAGGCCATTATAGCCGGGTAATACACCAAAGACATTATTACTATACCAAAACGTTCATCGAAAGATTTATACGTTTCCTAAAACAAGGTATATTGCCTTAATCCCCAGAGGTGAGCATTCATGAGGGGAAAGATTGCAGCAGCACTTTTATTGGTTTTTGTTGTGGCTTTTTCAGTAGCGGCCAGCGGCTGTATCGGCGGTGGCAGTAGTCCGACAACCACTACAATGAGCCCCACAGGAAGCAAGTCCACTTCAAGTCCCACGACATCCAGCCCGGTGACTACTACCGTTCAGTCATCCAAGGCAGTAAATTACATTGAAGGACATCTCTCAAAGGCAACCGTCATAGACACGCCCAAATACGTCGTTGTAGTTGGGCCGGCAGGGAGCGGTGCAAAGGTCTCAAACCTCCCGAACAAGCCAGCTATAGTCGTCGCCTACAAAGTTAACGCGGCCAAGACTCCGAGCATACAAGAGCTTATGAAGAACCAGCAGGGATTCGGGCAGATAAACCCTGCCTTCCTCCGTGATCCCGACATGGACGCTCTAATCCAGCTCGCTAGGGAAATAACCAACCCCACCATCAGGGGGGCACTTTACAACGCTCTCTACGTACTCGCCAACAGGCAGGTTCCCGAGATAATCCTCGGTGACAACAAGGCGGTTCGCGTTTACTGGAACTGGGTGCACAACTGGTACTACAACCCAGTCCTAGCTCCGCGCTGGGACCTAGTCATGAAGGACAAGAACGCACCGACCGTTAGTATAGGCATAGGTGACTACAAGAACGAACCCGGGACCATAGTCGAAACCACGTTCGGATGGCCGAGCTCCTTCGATCCGGCCTTTGACTACGAGACCTTTGGCTGGGCCCTCTACCACAACGTCGGCGACACCCTAGTTACCTACTGGGAGAACGAGACAACGAAGGTATCACCCGACCTCGCCGTTGCTTGGGCACACAACAAGGATGGAACCGTCTGGTACTTCGTCATCAGGGGTGGTGTTAAAGCCTACGACCCCAAGAACGGCGAGCTTTACCCGATAAACGCCACTGACGTTGAGTTCGAGTTCTGGCGCGTCCTCAGGGCCGGTTACTCAGTCAACTGGATGCTGGCAACCTACACCAACCTTTCGAAGAGCTATGCGATGAGCGACAGCGAGTTTGAGAAGGTCCTCCAGAACGGCGGCGTAATAGCCGACTTCAACGGCAAGACCAAGGAAGTTAATAACCTCAACGAGCTGCTCCAGTTCTTCGGCTACAGCGGACCGACGGCTGGAGTCTACAAGCTCGTCCTGCCGCACCCGTATGGAGGAATACTGAGCGTTCTCGCTGACCCCTACCTCATGGTCATCCCGGCCAAGTACATGCTCGGCAGCAAGTACGAGGAGGCCATGAAGGCCGCCAAGTGGGGCAGGGACCCCGAGGCCTGGAACAACTACGTCCAGTCAGGATCCAAGGACCCGATACACACAATGCTCCAGAACAACTACATCGGAGCCTTCACCGGGCCGTTCTACATCAAGGCCGCCAAGCAGAACAGCTACATAATCCTCGAGAGGAACCCGTACTACTGGAACTCCAGCATATGGAACAAGCTTCAGCAGAAGTACCCGAACTACGTCGTCACCAAGAGGGTTATCTACGTCCTCTCAAGCGATGCAACAACGCGCATAAGCCTCTTCCAGAAGGGAGTTGCGGACATAGCGGCCGTTCCAGTTGACAGGCTCGACGCTGTGAAGAACCTCAAGCTCGGCAACTTCGAGTCTAGGATTGACTCCTTCGTCACACCAGACATGGTCTTCATCGTCCTAAACGCCGCAAAGAAGCCCTTTGACAACGTTAAAGTTAGGGAAGCGCTTGCATGGGCTACACCGTACGAGCAGATTTACAAGGCTGTCTACCAGAGTTACATGGTGCCCAATTACGGTCCAATTCCGATTGGATGGCTCGGCTACACAGAGTACAATGTCATCAAGTATAATTACAACATTGGAAAAGCCCTCCAGCTAATCAAGGAAGCCGGTATCAAACCCAGCGACTACACCATAAACATCTACTACAACACTGGAAACACCCAGCGTGAGAAGATAGCAACGCTCCTTCAGAACACCTGGGGACAGCTCGGCTTTAAGATTTCAGTTACACCACTCTCATGGCCAACGTTGCTGAGCAAGACCGCCAGCGGCGACTTCAACGTTTACATCGTTGGATGGGCACCGGACTTCCTCGACCCGGACGACTACATTGGACCGTTCCTCCAGAGCGCCGTTGTCTTCGACAGCCTCAACTACGAAGTTATTAACGGATGAAGCCCTTTCTTTTCTTTTAATTCCATTCTCAAGCCTCAGGAGGGAAGAACATGGCAGGACTAGGGAAATTCCTGGTAAGAAGGGGTCTAACATTCATTCCCACTCTCATAGGAGTTACGCTCATCGTTTTTATCATAGCGTATGTAATCCCGGCCAACCCCGTCCGCGCATGGG
Coding sequences within it:
- a CDS encoding sulfide/dihydroorotate dehydrogenase-like FAD/NAD-binding protein; amino-acid sequence: MSYRVLDKKELAMNEVWYKVHAPHVARKVQPGQFVIVRAFSNGERIPLTPIKWDREEGWIELVTFVRGKTTMRMANELKPGDEILNVAGPLGNPAPMEKFGKVLAIGLITGMVEVFPIAKAWQEFGNDVTTLHVTPNPMVILKEDFEEAVSRHIIEGYDLQPGWGMNEIAQELVKRAVAKVRELLETEDFDFVFSVGPAGGQKAVFNVVKEFGIPMHSDLHPILVDGTGMCGSCRVTVGGEVKFACIDGPGFDAYKVDWDELIHRSGFYAPMERLALETYLKQLQAQGGEQ
- a CDS encoding tRNA (adenine-N1)-methyltransferase: MITDGDKVLLVDRRGKRYLVTVSDGEFHTDLGILRLGELIGKSYGTSIVSHKGEEFRAIKPDINDIIAKMKRGPQIVHPKDAGIIVAYAGISPGNTIIEAGAGSGALTIFLANAVGPNGRIISYEIREDHAEIAKNNVEFAGFSDRVEIRLGDIYEGIEEEHADHIILDLPRPENVLPHAVEVLRPGGYLVAYTPCANQVHRFLQAFHEYRAHFYKPRVVEVLMREQEVKKECIRPKTTMLAHTGYITFIRRL
- a CDS encoding DUF257 family protein — encoded protein: MDVYALCRYLLGKANRGDTVIVEYEPYYPVEDFSWGLLMPLLVETDSVVVADFFGVGNLLLRNYARRVSGKEYSRLIGLVKSIKVVKVGPGLASYGELLMDISPSYEPGSFLKNYHTIISRVSRLPTKPEYLVTFGLGHYVHFGGDNAVKSLLTGVSTIPLEDWVGIHFVNEAVVRREHLAILEEMASMVFRLSSDGITILKGGGAIDNGR
- a CDS encoding signal recognition particle protein Srp19; protein product: MVKFVVWPSELDARLSRKYGRMVGKETAVDSPGIDEIAEAARALGMSIIESYEGKLNPRLSGLGEAYRAKGMIRVESKHPKGKALRMIAQKVREFRKARGKSKGKKRKSGKKKR
- a CDS encoding Lrp/AsnC ligand binding domain-containing protein, which translates into the protein MVRSYVLLTVEIGKVESVIEALKQIPGVTKADAVTGPYDAIVHIEANDLGELTRRILHDIHNIDGVIDTTTAIVVEMEEEE
- a CDS encoding ABC transporter substrate-binding protein, which codes for MRGKIAAALLLVFVVAFSVAASGCIGGGSSPTTTTMSPTGSKSTSSPTTSSPVTTTVQSSKAVNYIEGHLSKATVIDTPKYVVVVGPAGSGAKVSNLPNKPAIVVAYKVNAAKTPSIQELMKNQQGFGQINPAFLRDPDMDALIQLAREITNPTIRGALYNALYVLANRQVPEIILGDNKAVRVYWNWVHNWYYNPVLAPRWDLVMKDKNAPTVSIGIGDYKNEPGTIVETTFGWPSSFDPAFDYETFGWALYHNVGDTLVTYWENETTKVSPDLAVAWAHNKDGTVWYFVIRGGVKAYDPKNGELYPINATDVEFEFWRVLRAGYSVNWMLATYTNLSKSYAMSDSEFEKVLQNGGVIADFNGKTKEVNNLNELLQFFGYSGPTAGVYKLVLPHPYGGILSVLADPYLMVIPAKYMLGSKYEEAMKAAKWGRDPEAWNNYVQSGSKDPIHTMLQNNYIGAFTGPFYIKAAKQNSYIILERNPYYWNSSIWNKLQQKYPNYVVTKRVIYVLSSDATTRISLFQKGVADIAAVPVDRLDAVKNLKLGNFESRIDSFVTPDMVFIVLNAAKKPFDNVKVREALAWATPYEQIYKAVYQSYMVPNYGPIPIGWLGYTEYNVIKYNYNIGKALQLIKEAGIKPSDYTINIYYNTGNTQREKIATLLQNTWGQLGFKISVTPLSWPTLLSKTASGDFNVYIVGWAPDFLDPDDYIGPFLQSAVVFDSLNYEVING